A single region of the Cyanobacteria bacterium FACHB-DQ100 genome encodes:
- a CDS encoding GPW/gp25 family protein has product MDIAYPFEIDRRGRVAETPYEAHVRQMIEQVLFTNPGERVNRPDFGCGLLQLVFAPNSDELATATQFLIQGALTTWLEDVIVVEGVQVDSDDSRLVITIQYIVRRTQQRQVSRFVREV; this is encoded by the coding sequence ATGGATATTGCTTACCCTTTTGAAATCGATCGTCGGGGACGAGTCGCAGAAACGCCCTACGAAGCTCACGTCCGCCAAATGATTGAGCAGGTGCTGTTTACCAATCCGGGAGAACGAGTCAATCGCCCTGACTTTGGTTGCGGCTTATTACAACTGGTGTTTGCGCCGAATAGCGACGAACTAGCTACCGCTACTCAATTTCTGATTCAAGGTGCACTCACGACTTGGTTAGAAGATGTGATTGTCGTGGAGGGAGTTCAAGTCGATAGTGACGACTCTCGCTTGGTGATCACGATTCAATACATTGTGCGCCGAACTCAGCAGCGCCAGGTTAGCCGATTTGTCCGGGAGGTCTGA
- a CDS encoding phage tail sheath family protein, whose protein sequence is MPVTPTYPGVYIEEVPSGVRTIVGVATSITAFIGRTARGRVNEPIRIQSYADYDREFGGLWGKSTVSYAVQQYFQHGGQDAIIVRVHKGATNATLSISGLDLQASSPGAWGNHLKATINHNTRDEDGDNTLFNLVIQQLENPAVSYNKPLTSDDVVATETIRNLSTAEDSPRYYRTVIREEAKLIDLRNDTPLTGRPGEATANAGGGSDGEDITDAEITSDDLEDNRQGLYALEKADLFNILCIPPLTRSKDVPLPSYAKAAAYCKKRRAMLIVDPASTVNTIPEAVEAINRLRGEIGNKLGTNVAVYFPRLRMADPLKENLTEEFAPSGAVAGIYAQTDVSRGVWKAPAGIDASLVGVRELSYKMTNGENGILNPLGMNCLRSFPVYGQVVWGARTLVGADQLASEWKYVPVRRFALFLEESLYRGTQWVVFEPNDEPLWSQIRLNIGVFMNDLFRQGAFQGKTPSEAYFVKCDKETTTQSDINRGIVNIIVGFAPLKPAEFVIIKFQQLAGQLVT, encoded by the coding sequence ATGCCTGTTACCCCAACCTATCCTGGTGTTTACATTGAAGAAGTTCCAAGTGGTGTTCGCACGATCGTGGGGGTCGCGACATCCATTACAGCATTTATTGGACGCACGGCGAGGGGTCGTGTCAACGAACCGATTCGGATTCAAAGTTATGCTGATTACGATCGAGAGTTTGGCGGGCTGTGGGGAAAAAGTACAGTCAGCTATGCAGTGCAGCAGTATTTCCAGCATGGCGGACAGGATGCCATTATTGTGCGCGTCCACAAAGGTGCAACGAATGCAACTTTGAGTATTTCTGGTCTAGACCTTCAAGCATCTAGTCCAGGCGCTTGGGGTAACCATCTCAAAGCTACGATCAATCACAACACGAGGGATGAAGATGGTGATAATACATTATTCAATCTCGTGATTCAGCAGCTTGAAAATCCAGCCGTATCCTACAACAAACCCCTTACTTCAGATGATGTGGTGGCGACAGAGACGATCCGAAACCTCTCGACTGCTGAAGATTCTCCTAGATACTATAGGACGGTAATCCGAGAAGAAGCAAAGCTGATTGATCTGCGGAATGACACACCACTTACAGGACGACCGGGCGAAGCTACAGCAAATGCAGGTGGCGGCAGTGATGGGGAGGACATTACTGATGCTGAAATCACTAGCGATGATTTAGAAGACAATCGACAAGGGCTATATGCGCTCGAAAAGGCAGATTTGTTTAATATTCTCTGTATTCCACCCCTGACCCGCTCGAAGGACGTTCCGCTTCCGAGCTATGCAAAAGCAGCAGCATACTGCAAAAAGCGTCGGGCAATGTTGATTGTTGATCCTGCCTCAACTGTGAACACAATACCTGAGGCAGTAGAGGCGATCAACAGGCTCCGTGGCGAGATCGGCAACAAACTCGGTACAAACGTCGCCGTCTATTTCCCGCGCCTGAGAATGGCAGATCCGCTCAAGGAAAACTTGACCGAGGAGTTTGCTCCCTCTGGAGCAGTTGCAGGCATCTATGCTCAGACCGATGTGAGCCGTGGGGTTTGGAAAGCACCTGCGGGCATTGATGCTTCACTGGTCGGAGTCCGCGAACTTTCCTACAAAATGACGAACGGCGAAAACGGGATCTTAAACCCATTGGGAATGAACTGTCTGCGATCGTTCCCGGTTTATGGACAAGTGGTATGGGGCGCAAGAACCCTGGTAGGAGCCGATCAGCTTGCCTCAGAGTGGAAGTATGTTCCCGTGCGTCGATTTGCGTTGTTTTTGGAAGAGAGCCTTTATCGAGGAACCCAATGGGTCGTCTTTGAGCCAAACGATGAACCATTGTGGTCACAGATTCGGCTCAATATCGGGGTGTTTATGAACGACTTGTTCCGTCAAGGTGCGTTTCAAGGTAAGACTCCGAGTGAAGCTTACTTTGTCAAATGCGACAAAGAGACGACAACCCAAAGCGATATTAATCGGGGCATTGTCAATATCATTGTCGGTTTTGCTCCGCTGAAACCCGCAGAGTTTGTAATCATTAAATTCCAACAACTTGCTGGTCAACTCGTCACGTAA
- a CDS encoding putative baseplate assembly protein, translated as MNGIPDPPKINNRPGLSALNYRIGTYLTFRERLLAHLPELLPRLKTRDPEDSAIALLDAWAVVSDVLTFYQERLANEGFLGTATERQSMIELARLVGYELKPGVAASTQIAFTIEDNPEAPDTVLIPQGTQLMSVPDEGGAPQTFETSENLLAHPHWNALKPRLTKPQVITRNTSQLYLAGINTSLAAGDWILLTGIEDQQPKRFLLTLTTVQENLEADNTFVTWEPPLELDDKTILRNPKFFAFRQRAGLFGNSAPRWQNVSDDIKRTVGNAKLKGGVFAASMTAESPVWEANSKGLPNQDIFCLASKSTNQTKLLFAGTAGGGIFRSSIPASEADSMQWTAVNTGLANLNVQALFVHDERDLFAGTPGGGVYRSKDNGDTWSPIHIGNVRVEKGAGDQIKAVNTGLPNVVVRSLLAYAAGETYYIFAGTDDSIYRTTNQGQDWSSEKISTDIQDPKTYQHLQGLPNRVVYDLLSISETSGITTGKVETASGDKTITVKDATNTPVTGRSIAVDGQTWKITEINTIKINLEQSFDASVISGASFTSSTDAAGTLSEISGTAITVELPKGTLKTGDTLTVGTQTQKISKIESYVLTLDRNFPKDLEKKSFESTLSKIFAATDQGIHVSIDHGESWEEPLSNKITYSLTTYQVGTDAYLLAGTNEGVWYYSINSSPPTLEKQLKNVEGTTVFSIYADDTVQKVFAVTEQGMFQATLLPPADQNWQWKKINEGLTTTDLTSIVISPDTQKVFTSARFSGFVEERQDPSEPAEWKNFHVRQNQVDLDSLYPKVLKDSWMVLINQKDGNQADADKTPTHAVVQVADVSTVQRQDFTLDTKVTRILPEQDISNFRDFGLRTSVALVQSELLTIAEESLTVSVQKEKIFQDPIWDNKIFLNQYTHGLAPGKMLVVSGKHIRARANTGGIFRSRNWDFSTANPVDKAIQSLVIYQPDSAIFASTKDQILYFENQGKSWKELIKNPENKEIQCLAAYTRKGGGEVAANDGLNIRISGSISDSNKPQVGDTIVIEKQSRIITNIKDEIPQQIYLTIDRPLSQNSWRSRSYDLNTLFAGTEDGVFRLSVNADKKQAWQRIASINSVRSLAVNSVDGQLYIGTDQGVFKQTTSTQPQFISESKLELKSVTALVVYTKSDTTYLVAVTASSEVFRSNNDGGSWDLINNQDLNQVSSLAVNSRKNYLFAGTTHKGVFRSNDHGNSWEPLNFGLVSPEIYSLAIDTEKRFLLASTNAGIFRSSDDGKNWTDVHWEHANQGLAYHTVQALASGRIDNQLYLFAGTRSGVFRSKTEAESWEPVNQGLRNLEVQTLHVESISGSDSKVFAGTKEGLFYSSDRGKSWEPINLGVVRPNVQTLMKYEHQDQKTLFAGTTSNGIYKSIDIGQTWIPVGLTKQNVRTLASRNGTIAAGSYGNGIFLSNDQGSSWKELTDTRTGAVTISSTGAIVIGEKSTNFLAELRPGDTLEAEGQTRTVISIDPNNPAILVVDSPFKPALKLGTQFTLHTGLSNLYITALVLVPSGSSFVLFAGTAGSGIFRSTNQGQRWEAINTGLNPNDLEIRCLRCDPETQHLFVGTAMSGVFRSTDRGASWKPLGTKLPNADFQTELTNIDVRAILIEQRNLYVGGIGILSSPDSLTSVELQVDDLLQVVKAPTVLSETDSNFQTAKQWIVSDRNGFQGKLTIIDARDIQLEPAIEDDPIVSETCVLQVPPDDEDRPILTLAQPLQYSYDPATVSVHANVVEATHGETVREILGSGNGAIPNQRFALNKPPLTYTAAPTPSGGQSTLKVFVNDVEWTEAASLYPLSRQDQRYIVQIQEDGTTLLTFGDGQRGARLPSGRENISVMYRSGIGLSGQTGAGRISQKKTGPSSILGVTNPLPATGAAPRESLDSARTSVPAITRTLDRIVSLQDFEDFAQTFAGIGKAQAVSLWNGEAEIVHLTVAAVAGETVATDSDLYRSLVSAIDAVRDPIQRVQVNSFQPLFFKLDARFLVQAGYQADKVEAAIRQQLLAQFAFERRAFAQPVTQSEVIAAIQSVPGVLAVDLDALHRRDASRTLQSRLSANPAAWDAQKNQIQPAQLLLLRLPNITLTPVATL; from the coding sequence ATGAACGGCATTCCTGATCCCCCCAAAATCAATAATCGCCCTGGTTTATCCGCATTAAATTACCGAATTGGTACCTATCTTACCTTTCGGGAACGCTTGCTGGCTCACTTACCGGAATTGCTCCCCCGACTGAAAACCCGTGATCCAGAGGACAGTGCGATCGCGTTGCTGGATGCTTGGGCAGTTGTTTCAGATGTGCTGACGTTTTATCAAGAACGCCTTGCCAATGAAGGTTTTTTGGGAACCGCCACGGAACGACAATCCATGATCGAATTGGCGCGATTGGTGGGATACGAACTCAAGCCAGGGGTGGCTGCGAGTACCCAGATTGCGTTTACGATCGAAGACAATCCTGAAGCACCGGACACGGTTCTGATTCCCCAGGGAACACAATTGATGAGTGTTCCCGATGAGGGAGGTGCGCCTCAAACGTTTGAAACGAGTGAAAATTTGCTGGCGCATCCCCACTGGAATGCGCTGAAGCCACGTCTTACAAAACCGCAGGTTATTACGCGCAATACGAGCCAGCTCTATCTTGCAGGCATTAATACATCGCTGGCAGCAGGAGATTGGATTTTACTCACGGGAATAGAAGACCAGCAGCCCAAGCGGTTTTTGCTCACTCTTACTACAGTTCAGGAGAATCTGGAGGCTGACAACACTTTCGTTACCTGGGAACCGCCACTAGAGCTAGACGATAAAACAATCCTCCGCAACCCCAAGTTTTTTGCGTTTCGACAACGGGCTGGACTGTTCGGCAACAGTGCTCCTCGCTGGCAAAATGTTTCCGATGACATCAAGCGCACTGTGGGCAATGCCAAACTCAAAGGAGGGGTCTTTGCAGCTTCTATGACTGCTGAGTCACCTGTGTGGGAGGCGAACAGCAAGGGATTGCCTAACCAAGATATTTTTTGTCTTGCATCTAAATCTACGAATCAAACCAAATTGCTTTTTGCCGGAACAGCCGGAGGAGGAATCTTCCGCAGTAGTATTCCAGCGTCTGAAGCGGATTCCATGCAATGGACGGCAGTGAATACGGGATTGGCCAATCTGAATGTGCAAGCCTTGTTTGTGCACGATGAGCGAGATCTGTTTGCTGGAACTCCTGGAGGCGGAGTCTATCGATCGAAGGACAATGGCGACACCTGGAGTCCGATTCATATTGGCAATGTCCGTGTTGAAAAAGGCGCGGGAGATCAAATCAAAGCAGTGAATACGGGTTTACCGAATGTGGTTGTGCGCTCATTGCTCGCCTATGCAGCAGGGGAAACTTACTATATCTTTGCGGGAACAGACGATAGCATCTATCGCACGACCAACCAAGGGCAAGATTGGTCTTCAGAAAAGATTTCAACAGATATCCAAGATCCAAAAACTTATCAGCATCTACAGGGCTTGCCCAATCGAGTTGTGTATGATTTGCTGAGTATTTCAGAAACTTCAGGAATTACAACTGGCAAAGTTGAGACAGCTTCCGGTGACAAAACAATTACAGTTAAAGATGCGACTAATACTCCTGTAACAGGTCGCTCGATCGCTGTTGATGGGCAAACTTGGAAAATCACTGAAATTAACACGATTAAAATCAATCTTGAGCAAAGTTTTGACGCTAGCGTGATCAGTGGAGCATCGTTTACATCTTCTACAGATGCAGCTGGGACACTTAGCGAAATTAGCGGTACAGCGATAACGGTTGAGTTGCCGAAGGGAACTCTGAAGACTGGAGATACGCTCACTGTTGGGACACAAACGCAAAAAATTTCCAAAATAGAAAGCTATGTACTTACACTTGATCGGAATTTTCCGAAAGATTTAGAGAAAAAATCATTTGAGTCTACATTAAGTAAAATTTTTGCAGCAACGGATCAAGGAATCCATGTTTCCATTGATCATGGCGAAAGTTGGGAAGAACCTCTTTCAAACAAAATTACTTACTCGTTAACAACTTATCAAGTTGGAACAGATGCCTATTTATTAGCAGGAACAAATGAAGGGGTCTGGTATTACTCCATCAATTCATCGCCACCAACCTTAGAAAAGCAACTAAAAAATGTAGAAGGGACAACTGTTTTTTCGATCTATGCGGATGATACCGTTCAAAAAGTTTTTGCAGTGACCGAGCAGGGCATGTTTCAAGCGACCCTGCTTCCACCTGCTGATCAAAACTGGCAGTGGAAAAAAATTAATGAAGGGTTAACTACTACAGATTTGACTTCGATCGTCATCAGTCCAGATACCCAGAAAGTATTTACTAGCGCACGTTTTTCCGGCTTTGTTGAAGAAAGACAAGATCCTTCAGAACCAGCAGAATGGAAAAATTTTCACGTCCGGCAGAACCAGGTTGATTTAGATAGTCTTTATCCTAAAGTCTTGAAAGATAGCTGGATGGTTCTAATTAATCAGAAAGACGGCAATCAAGCTGATGCCGACAAAACACCCACTCACGCTGTAGTACAAGTTGCAGACGTTTCAACCGTTCAGCGTCAAGACTTTACATTAGACACAAAAGTTACTCGTATTTTGCCAGAACAAGATATTAGTAACTTTAGAGATTTTGGCTTGCGGACAAGCGTTGCATTAGTTCAAAGCGAATTGTTAACGATCGCAGAAGAAAGCCTAACGGTTTCTGTACAGAAGGAGAAAATTTTTCAAGATCCAATTTGGGATAATAAAATTTTCTTGAACCAGTACACTCATGGTTTGGCACCAGGAAAAATGCTCGTTGTGAGCGGTAAGCATATTCGCGCAAGGGCAAATACGGGAGGAATCTTTCGATCGCGCAATTGGGATTTTTCCACAGCAAATCCTGTCGATAAAGCTATTCAATCTCTTGTCATTTATCAGCCTGATAGTGCTATCTTTGCTAGCACTAAAGATCAAATTTTATACTTTGAGAATCAGGGAAAATCTTGGAAAGAATTGATTAAAAATCCAGAAAATAAAGAGATTCAGTGCCTTGCAGCCTATACACGAAAAGGAGGCGGGGAAGTCGCTGCAAATGACGGATTGAATATACGAATTAGTGGTAGTATTTCTGATTCCAACAAACCGCAAGTTGGAGATACGATCGTTATTGAGAAACAATCTAGAATCATTACCAATATTAAGGATGAAATCCCTCAGCAAATCTATCTCACTATCGATCGTCCGTTGTCCCAAAATTCATGGAGGTCTCGATCGTATGATCTCAACACATTGTTTGCGGGAACAGAGGACGGAGTTTTTCGCTTAAGTGTGAATGCTGATAAAAAACAAGCATGGCAGAGAATTGCTAGTATCAATTCCGTTCGCTCTTTAGCTGTTAACTCGGTAGATGGGCAACTTTACATCGGAACGGATCAAGGTGTATTTAAGCAAACGACCTCAACTCAGCCACAGTTTATTAGCGAATCGAAGCTAGAACTAAAGTCCGTCACGGCATTAGTAGTTTATACAAAATCTGACACTACCTATCTTGTTGCTGTAACTGCTAGTTCAGAAGTGTTTCGATCGAACAATGATGGTGGTTCTTGGGACTTAATTAATAATCAAGATCTGAATCAGGTTAGTAGCTTAGCTGTGAATTCTCGCAAGAATTATTTGTTTGCAGGAACCACACACAAAGGTGTGTTTCGTTCTAACGATCATGGTAATTCTTGGGAACCGCTTAATTTTGGATTGGTAAGTCCAGAAATTTATAGTCTTGCGATCGATACCGAGAAAAGATTCCTGTTAGCAAGTACCAATGCAGGGATTTTCCGCTCGTCCGATGATGGTAAAAATTGGACGGATGTTCACTGGGAACATGCGAATCAAGGTCTTGCTTACCATACTGTCCAAGCACTGGCTTCTGGTCGCATAGACAATCAACTGTATCTATTTGCTGGAACTCGATCGGGTGTTTTTCGCTCCAAAACTGAAGCAGAAAGTTGGGAACCTGTGAATCAAGGGCTACGAAATCTAGAAGTTCAAACCTTGCACGTTGAATCGATCTCAGGCTCTGACTCTAAGGTTTTTGCCGGAACAAAGGAAGGATTGTTTTATTCTAGCGATCGCGGCAAAAGCTGGGAACCTATTAACCTTGGTGTTGTCCGTCCCAATGTGCAAACCTTAATGAAGTATGAGCATCAGGATCAAAAAACTCTATTTGCAGGAACAACAAGCAATGGAATCTATAAATCGATCGATATCGGTCAAACCTGGATACCTGTTGGTTTAACGAAGCAGAACGTCCGAACCTTAGCCAGCCGTAATGGAACGATCGCCGCAGGCAGTTATGGCAATGGTATTTTTCTTTCTAATGATCAAGGCAGCAGTTGGAAAGAATTAACAGATACTCGAACCGGAGCAGTTACAATTTCTAGCACAGGCGCGATCGTCATCGGAGAAAAAAGTACCAACTTTTTAGCAGAACTCAGACCAGGCGATACGCTTGAAGCAGAAGGACAAACCCGAACAGTCATTAGCATCGATCCGAACAATCCTGCAATCCTGGTGGTCGATTCTCCTTTCAAACCTGCGCTCAAGCTAGGAACACAGTTCACGCTTCACACTGGTCTATCAAATCTATACATCACTGCTTTGGTATTAGTTCCGTCCGGATCATCCTTTGTCCTGTTTGCTGGAACTGCGGGGAGTGGAATCTTTCGATCAACCAATCAAGGGCAACGCTGGGAAGCCATTAATACCGGATTGAATCCCAATGATTTAGAAATTCGCTGTCTTCGCTGTGATCCAGAAACTCAGCATTTGTTTGTTGGCACTGCAATGAGTGGTGTGTTTCGATCAACTGATCGAGGCGCCTCCTGGAAACCACTAGGAACCAAGCTACCCAATGCAGATTTTCAAACCGAGCTGACCAATATTGATGTTCGCGCCATTTTGATTGAACAGCGCAATCTCTATGTTGGTGGAATTGGCATCTTATCATCACCGGATTCTCTCACCTCTGTAGAACTACAAGTCGATGACTTGCTCCAAGTCGTGAAAGCCCCAACTGTCCTATCAGAAACCGATTCTAACTTCCAAACCGCAAAGCAATGGATTGTTTCCGATCGCAACGGGTTTCAAGGCAAGCTCACGATCATAGATGCTAGAGATATCCAGTTAGAACCCGCGATAGAAGACGATCCGATCGTGAGTGAAACCTGTGTTTTGCAAGTTCCTCCTGACGACGAAGACCGCCCTATTCTGACGCTCGCACAGCCCTTGCAATATAGCTATGATCCAGCAACAGTAAGCGTTCATGCAAATGTAGTTGAAGCAACGCATGGTGAAACCGTTCGCGAAATCTTGGGCAGTGGAAATGGTGCCATTCCCAACCAACGCTTTGCCTTAAATAAGCCACCGCTAACCTATACTGCCGCCCCAACCCCCAGCGGTGGTCAGAGTACGCTCAAAGTCTTTGTCAATGACGTTGAATGGACGGAAGCTGCTTCTCTCTATCCGCTCAGCAGGCAAGATCAACGCTACATCGTGCAAATTCAGGAAGATGGAACAACTCTGCTCACGTTTGGCGATGGTCAACGGGGCGCACGGTTGCCCAGCGGACGGGAAAATATCTCGGTCATGTATCGCAGTGGAATTGGTCTGAGTGGACAAACAGGAGCCGGTCGCATCAGTCAAAAGAAAACGGGGCCATCGAGTATTCTGGGCGTGACCAATCCTCTTCCCGCCACCGGAGCTGCACCTAGAGAATCGTTAGACTCAGCCCGCACAAGCGTTCCTGCCATAACCCGCACCCTCGATCGCATTGTGTCGCTACAGGATTTTGAAGACTTTGCCCAAACCTTTGCTGGAATTGGAAAAGCTCAGGCAGTGTCATTGTGGAACGGCGAAGCAGAAATTGTACATCTGACCGTTGCGGCAGTGGCAGGAGAAACGGTCGCCACCGATTCAGACCTGTATCGCAGCTTAGTGAGCGCGATCGATGCCGTTCGTGATCCCATTCAACGAGTTCAAGTCAATTCGTTTCAACCGCTCTTTTTCAAATTGGACGCAAGGTTTCTTGTGCAAGCGGGTTATCAAGCAGATAAGGTCGAGGCTGCTATCCGCCAGCAGCTTTTAGCTCAGTTTGCGTTCGAGCGACGAGCCTTTGCTCAACCCGTGACCCAATCTGAAGTCATTGCTGCCATTCAGTCTGTTCCGGGGGTTCTGGCGGTCGATTTAGATGCCCTACATCGGCGCGATGCTAGCCGAACGCTTCAGTCGAGGTTATCTGCTAACCCGGCAGCTTGGGATGCCCAGAAAAACCAAATTCAGCCCGCTCAATTGTTACTGCTTCGTCTCCCGAATATTACGCTCACCCCAGTTGCAACGCTATGA
- a CDS encoding putative baseplate assembly protein: MLSQYHCQNQLRRQIARTQPGVDGQYVNGIDYLEVASDQNTVIVHLLHELQSNDRFTADNIQITTATGQSVAIDSASATGKRFSLRLKPDGDRASSYFLRLVASPLQRLQLGQLNSIEPPTGFDPQLSEIQFSLRSPGNSDIDCKPQAPPLDAIVPPPEIDYLAKDYASFRQLMLDRLTITLPKWKERNPSDIGVMLVEILAYAADHLSYHQDAVATEAYLGTARKRVSVRRHARLLDYFVHDGCNARAWVALEVEKPQADPQRFNPRTDGIHLLGASPRDRRAGTRFFSQINGLPPVLHPHDNQEQIRQALNSDAQVFETLENITLYQACNNIHIYTWGEPDCYLPVGTTQATLKDSGGKLQHCLTQGKVLIFEEIRNPNTGKGQGIDLTHRHAVRLKNVQPKTDLLLADANDPTQCQSLVEVEWYAEDALPFDLWISKRIEGRVYSDIGVVRGNVVLVDHGRTYPDAVIDKDLIEPAKAQANQNPTLLDASKLNRVMPLDRYRPRLKYSPLTQQSYVLSQQGGWVLVDPEKAARAALKWQNRETRSRLAQKEYKAQEATREELDQKRRFVRPSITLKEYNAQEFSWNYQRDLLNSERFSRDFVVETEDDGQAYLRFGDGVLGKQPEVGTYFEVTYRVGNGSAGNVGAEAIAHIVSEQQGILAVRNPIPAQGGIDPEPIEQVKLYAPQAFRVPQRAVTTKDYEEVAQRFPEVQRVRATQRWTGSWYTIFLAVDREGGKPLDESFTQNLRSFLEPFRMAGQDLAIEEPRFVPLDIAIAVQVDPGYFQTAVKQALVDVFSNRVLPNGQVGFFYPDQLTFGQSIFLSQVIQTAVQVEGVRSVEVTRFQRWGRRAQAELKTGEMTFGALEIPRLNNDPGNPHQGRIEFNLEGGL, from the coding sequence ATGCTCAGCCAGTATCACTGCCAGAATCAGCTTCGCCGTCAGATCGCTCGCACTCAGCCTGGAGTGGATGGGCAGTATGTTAACGGCATTGACTATCTGGAGGTTGCTTCGGATCAAAATACGGTGATCGTTCATCTGCTGCACGAGCTACAGAGCAACGATCGCTTCACAGCAGACAACATTCAAATCACAACCGCTACAGGTCAGAGTGTTGCGATCGACAGTGCGAGTGCCACGGGTAAACGGTTCAGCCTGCGGCTGAAACCGGATGGCGATCGCGCATCTAGCTATTTCTTGCGCTTGGTGGCATCTCCACTACAACGCCTCCAATTAGGGCAATTGAACAGCATCGAGCCACCGACTGGATTCGATCCCCAACTCTCTGAAATTCAATTCTCGTTGCGATCACCGGGTAATAGCGACATTGATTGCAAACCTCAAGCTCCGCCATTAGATGCGATCGTACCGCCACCGGAGATTGACTATCTGGCAAAGGACTATGCTAGTTTTCGGCAACTGATGCTCGATCGATTAACCATCACTCTGCCGAAATGGAAAGAACGGAACCCGTCAGATATCGGTGTGATGCTGGTGGAGATACTCGCCTACGCTGCTGATCACCTTAGTTACCATCAAGATGCGGTGGCGACAGAAGCCTATCTCGGAACGGCTCGCAAACGGGTTTCGGTGCGTCGTCATGCTCGCCTGTTAGATTACTTTGTGCATGACGGATGCAATGCACGAGCTTGGGTCGCTTTAGAGGTGGAAAAACCGCAAGCAGATCCGCAACGATTCAATCCTAGAACCGATGGGATTCACCTTTTGGGAGCTTCCCCCCGCGATCGCCGTGCTGGAACTCGCTTCTTCAGCCAAATTAACGGATTGCCTCCCGTATTGCATCCGCACGACAATCAAGAGCAGATCCGCCAAGCCTTGAATTCTGATGCCCAAGTCTTTGAAACCTTAGAGAACATTACGCTATACCAAGCTTGCAATAACATTCACATTTACACTTGGGGAGAACCAGACTGCTACTTGCCTGTGGGCACTACTCAAGCAACGTTGAAAGATTCCGGCGGTAAGTTACAGCACTGTTTAACTCAGGGAAAGGTGCTTATCTTCGAGGAAATCCGCAATCCCAATACGGGCAAAGGACAAGGCATTGACTTGACTCACCGCCACGCCGTTCGGCTCAAGAACGTGCAACCTAAAACAGACCTGCTTCTAGCAGATGCCAATGATCCAACTCAATGCCAAAGCTTAGTTGAAGTGGAATGGTATGCAGAAGATGCACTTCCCTTTGATCTATGGATTTCTAAACGCATTGAAGGCAGAGTTTACTCCGACATCGGTGTAGTCCGGGGCAATGTCGTTTTAGTGGATCACGGTCGCACGTATCCAGATGCTGTGATCGACAAAGATCTGATTGAACCAGCAAAAGCGCAAGCAAATCAAAATCCAACCCTTTTGGATGCCAGTAAACTGAATCGGGTGATGCCGCTCGATCGCTACCGCCCTCGCCTCAAATATAGTCCTCTCACTCAACAAAGCTATGTCTTGAGTCAACAGGGTGGATGGGTGTTAGTTGACCCTGAAAAAGCGGCTAGAGCGGCGCTGAAGTGGCAAAACCGCGAGACTCGTTCTCGGCTTGCCCAGAAAGAATATAAGGCACAAGAAGCAACGCGAGAAGAACTGGATCAAAAACGGCGGTTTGTGCGTCCCAGTATTACCCTGAAAGAATACAATGCTCAGGAATTTAGCTGGAACTATCAGCGGGATTTGCTCAATAGTGAGCGATTTTCCCGCGATTTTGTCGTCGAGACCGAAGATGATGGACAAGCTTATCTGCGCTTTGGTGATGGCGTGTTAGGCAAGCAGCCCGAAGTTGGGACTTATTTTGAAGTAACGTATCGGGTAGGCAATGGGAGTGCGGGCAATGTGGGTGCCGAGGCGATCGCGCATATTGTCAGCGAGCAGCAGGGCATTCTCGCTGTTCGTAATCCTATACCGGCTCAAGGCGGGATTGATCCAGAACCGATCGAGCAGGTCAAATTGTATGCTCCTCAAGCGTTTCGGGTGCCGCAACGAGCAGTAACGACAAAAGATTATGAGGAAGTAGCTCAACGCTTTCCAGAAGTGCAAAGAGTCCGGGCGACTCAGCGCTGGACGGGCAGTTGGTACACGATTTTTCTAGCTGTCGATCGCGAGGGGGGCAAACCCTTAGACGAGTCGTTTACACAAAATCTGCGATCGTTTTTAGAACCCTTTCGCATGGCAGGGCAGGATCTCGCGATCGAGGAACCGCGCTTTGTGCCGCTGGACATTGCGATCGCGGTACAGGTTGATCCTGGGTATTTCCAGACGGCTGTGAAGCAAGCCCTCGTAGATGTTTTTAGTAACCGCGTGCTTCCCAATGGGCAGGTTGGATTTTTCTATCCAGATCAACTGACCTTTGGGCAATCGATCTTTTTGAGCCAGGTGATTCAAACGGCGGTACAGGTTGAGGGCGTTCGATCGGTGGAGGTGACTCGCTTCCAACGCTGGGGTAGACGTGCTCAAGCAGAACTCAAAACCGGAGAAATGACCTTTGGCGCTTTAGAAATTCCTCGCCTGAATAACGATCCTGGCAATCCTCATCAAGGACGCATTGAATTTAACCTGGAGGGCGGCTTATGA